Proteins encoded within one genomic window of Glandiceps talaboti chromosome 3, keGlaTala1.1, whole genome shotgun sequence:
- the LOC144433153 gene encoding uncharacterized protein LOC144433153: MYAGRKRRRPVKRVPPNQGNGEVKSNPSKRHRDRLNKELDNLASLLPFDDDVISKLDKLSILRLSVSYLRNKSFFQKTTPSVNGNKAISLAGEGCYGNQPKSISPHPQNGPSIDERDLLLQALNGFMIVVDSDGIIFYASTTIHDFLGFHQSDVMNQSVYEIIHTEDRNEFRRQLTYHSLINTEQNTETQEVSQQTDQNGLLQDGICTSDRNFVTRFRCLLDNSSGFLALHFTGKIKPLFGQKKRNEDTGMIVEDHAPMALFALACPLQPPSIIEIHTRNIIFRTKHKLDFKPLSIDPRGIEYLGYNEKEFSSSRGYHMLHYEDLLYTAEQHGNLLRKGETGFIYFRLMTKHGSWLWVQAKGRVIFKNSKPDYIISTHRPMSEEEGSQHMTQRGSYRKFPFSGQAMLYNCNNPRQFMTPGMDIPFTPGTDGPPNGKYPKMGDFGPPPMKGNMTGDPGQFFQDCAVKMENIHLNTDSSCIDPTAMQVPMVMDAGHHPVTMTTGMQEHDYRMGSQGYYNGYHSYSNEGYSFRNFYASQQYRQEECYRDESHQMYRESQNGFFPMNGGVIYPAENGMTSMHVNCFNAPSYVHNNVSHGPIDSANQHSDQSGMAMDTTNQRSDTDISPGCTTNQMPACQYQLYDLKENKSVPCGGGGGGGSGGGGGGYGAEMPTSVSPHDKESRKESPCNSENNKETQKENDQLYYSSCCVNKSNARNAWVPDKNGRYMENYPSEYGSNPAYMQTTSQEEQFYAAKQHNTIDYRGEAIQAISPCSMEHSAVCNNLGDNNLLTTTSSTSQPLLSFSALADTLLSEK, encoded by the exons GTGTCAATGGCAACAAGGCAATTTCCTTGGCAGGGGaaggttgctatggtaaccagCCCAAGTCAATATCACCCCATCCACAAAATGGACCCTCCATAGATGAAAGAGATTTGTTACTACAG GCTTTGAATGGTTTTATGATAGTTGTTGATTCAGATGGCATCATATTTTACGCATCTACAACCATTCATGATTTCCTAGGATTTCATCAG AGTGATGTCATGAATCAaagtgtatatgaaataatccATACAGAAGACAGGAATGAGTTTCGCCGTCAGCTTACATACCATTCACTGATAAACACAGAGCAGAATACAGAAACACAAGAAGTCTCTCAGCAGACAGATCAGAATGGACTTTTACAAG ACGGtatctgtacatctgatagaaacTTTGTGACCAGATTTCGATGTCTGTTAGACAATTCATCAGGATTTCTG GCACTTCATTTCACAGGAAAAATCAAACCTCTGTTTGGCCAAAAGAAGAGAAACGAAGACACAGGCATGATTGTAGAAGACCATGCACCAATGGCGTTATTTGCGTTGGCGTGTCCACTTCAACCACCCTCAATTATTGAAATTCATACAAGAAATATTATCTTCCGTACAAAACATAAATTGGACTTTAAACCACTTTCTATTGATCCAAG GGGTATTGAGTATTTAGGTTACAATGAAAAGGAATTCTCTTCAAGTCGAGGTTATCACATGTTACACTACGAAGACCTACTGTATACAGCTGAACAACATGGAAATT TACTACGGAAAGGCGAGACTGGCTTCATATATTTCCGACTAATGACAAAACATGGTTCATGGCTATGGGTACAGGCCAAAGGTCGTGTCATCTTTAAAAACAGTAAACCTGACTACATTATATCAACTCACAGACCAATGAG TGAGGAAGAAGGCAGTCAACATATGACACAGAGAGGGTCATATCGTAAGTTTCCATTCAGTGGACAAGCCATGCTGTATAATTGTAATAATCCTAGACAATTCATGACTCCTG GTATGGATATTCCATTTACTCCTGGAACAGATGGTCCTCCAAATGGCAAATATCCCAAAATGGGTGATTTTGGACCACCACCCATGAAAGGAAATATGACAGGAGATCCTGGTCAATTTTTTCAGGACTGCGCTGTGAAAATGGAAAACATACATTTGAATACAGATTCCTCCTGCATTGATCCAACAGCCATGCAGGTTCCTATGGTAATGGATGCAGGCCATCATccagttaccatgacaacagggATGCAGGAGCATGATTATCGAATGGGTTCTCAGGGCTACTACAATGGTTACCATAGTTACAGCAATGAGGGATACAGCTTTAGGAACTTTTATGCCAGTCAGCAGTATAGGCAGGAAGAATGCTATAGAGATGAAAGCCATCAAATGTACAGAGAATCACAAAATGGGTTCTTTCCAATGAACGGTGGCGTTATTTACCCAGCTGAAAATGGCATGACTTCAATGCATGTTAATTGCTTCAATGCTCCAAGTTATGTGCATAATAATGTTTCTCATGGACCTATAGACTCGGCCAATCAGCATTCAGATCAAAGTGGCATGGCCATGGACACAACCAATCAGAGATCAGATACTGATATCTCACCAGGTTGCACAACCAATCAAATGCCGGCTTGCCAATATCAGCTGTATGACCTCAAGGAAAACAAATCAGTCccttgtggtggtggtggtggcggtggcaGTGGCGGTGGCGGTGGTGGGTACGGTGCAGAGATGCCAACATCTGTCAGTCCTCACGACAAAGAATCAAGAAAAGAAAGTCCTTGTAATTCAGAGAATAACAAAGAAACACAGAAAGAAAATGACCAACTTTATTACTCTAGTTGCTGTGTCAATAAATCAAATGCACGGAATGCATGGGTGCCGGATAAAAACGGGAGATACATGGAAAATTATCCAAGTGAATATGGAAGTAATCCGGCCTACATGCAAACTACTTCAcaggaagaacagttttatgctGCAAAACAACAT AATACTATTGATTATCGTGGTGAAGCCATCCAGGCTATCAGTCCATGTTCAATGGAGCACAGTGCTGTATGTAACAATCTAGGTGACAACAATCTACTAACAACGACATCCTCAACTTCACAACCTCTCCTCTCATTCTCTGCATTAGCAGACACCCTGCTCAGTGAGAAGTAG